One Poecilia reticulata strain Guanapo linkage group LG19, Guppy_female_1.0+MT, whole genome shotgun sequence genomic window carries:
- the brsk1a gene encoding serine/threonine-protein kinase BRSK2 isoform X4, which yields MSKELSLSQSAQYVGPYRLEKTLGKGQTGLVKLGIHCITGQKVAIKIVNREKLSESVLMKVEREIAILKLIEHPHVLKLHDVYENNKYLYLVLEHVSGGELFDYLVKKGRLTPKEARKFFRQIISALDFCHSHSICHRDLKPENLLLDEKNNIRIADFGMASLQVGDSLLETSCGSPHYACPEVIRGEKYDGRRADVWSCGVILFALLVGALPFDHDNLRQLLEKVKSGVFHMPHFIPPDCQSLLKGMIEVNPEKRLTLEAIQKHSWYQGGRNEPCPEQPPPRRVCVQRILSLTELDPDVLESMHSLGCFRDRVKLTRDLQCEEENQEKMIYYLLLDRKERYPSYEDEDLPPRNDVADPPRKRVDSPMLTRHGRCRPERKSLEVLSVTEQGSPTPPRRALDTAAHSQRSRSVSGASSGLSSSPLSSPRVTPQGSPLPTPLGTPVHHPHHPSSTPPSSSSSSSSSRAEGGGGVGSLSLTPPSSPGGGGGMAASSPAHWRTRLNSFKNNLLGSPRFHRRKLQVPTSEDMSSLTPESSPELAKKSWFGNFIGLEKEEQIFVVIRDKPLSSVKADIVHAFLSIPSLSHSVISQTSFRAEYKSSGGPSVFQKPVKFQVDIAFSEGERERDRERSEREGRRETGIYSVTFSLISGPSRRFRRVVETIQAQLLSSHDQPLVQALCDPFPDEKSSRPHGTPTRQNSRRSEGGGDRCEWGDRADGGGIGGSGGVLQRRGSAKERTRLLSSNGTQSQP from the exons ATGAGTAAGGAACTGTCTCTGAGTCAGTCTGCTCAATATGTTGGGCCCTATCGACTGGAGAAGACTCTGGGGAAGGGACAGACAG GACTGGTCAAACTCGGCATCCACTGTATTACGGGTCAGAAGGTAGCGATCAAAATAGTCAACCGCGAGAAGCTGTCTGAGTCAGTTCTGATGAAG GTTGAGAGGGAGATTGCCATTCTGAAACTGATCGAGCATCCGCATGTGTTGAAGCTGCATGACGTTTATGAGAACAACAAATATCT ATACCTGGTGTTGGAGCATGTGTCAGGAGGAGAGCTCTTTGACTACCTGGTGAAGAAGGGGCGTCTAACTCCGAAAGAAGCCAGGAAGTTCTTCAGGCAGATCATCTCTGCGTTGGATTTCTGCCACAGTCACTCCATCTG ccaCAGAGACTTGAAGCCGGAGAACCTGCTGCTGGATGAGAAGAACAACATTCGTATTGCTGACTTCGGTATGGCCTCCCTGCAGGTGGGGGACAGCCTGTTGGAGACCAGCTGTGG ATCACCACATTATGCCTGTCCTGAAGTTATACGG GGAGAGAAGTATGATGGGAGGAGAGCGGATGTGTGGAGCTGTGGGGTCATCCTGTTTGCCCTCCTGGTG GGTGCTCTGCCGTTTGACCACGACAACCTTCGCCAGCTCCTGGAAAAGGTGAAGAGCGGCGTCTTCCACATGCCGCACTTCATCCCCCCAGACTGTCAGTCRCTGCTCAAAGGCATGATAGAGGTTAACCCTGAGAAGAGGCTCACG CTAGAGGCCATCCAGAAACACTCCTGGTATCA GGGCGGTCGTAACGAGCCGTGTCCCGAGCAGCCTCCTCCCAGGCGGGTGTGTGTGCAGAGAATCCTGTCGCTGACCGAGTTGGACCCGGACGTGTTGGAAAGCATGCACTCTCTAGGATGTTTCCGCGACCGAGTCAAGCTTACCCGAGATTTGCAATGCGAAGA agaAAACCAGGAGAAGATGATCTATTACCTACTGCTGGACAGGAAGGAACGCTACCCAAGCTATGAGGACGAGGATCTGCCTCCACGCAATGACGTTG cagaCCCTCCCCGGAAGCGTGTCGACTCTCCCATGCTGACGCGTCATGGCCGCTGTCGCCCTGAGAGGAAAAGCCTAGAAGTCCTTAGTGTTACGGAGCAGGGGTCTCCCACTCCACCTCGCAGGGCCCTCGACACAGCTGCACACAGTCAGAG GTCTCGCTCAGTCAGTGGAGCTTCTAGTGGTCTCTCCTCAAGCCCCCTCAGCAGTCCCAGG GTTACCCCCCAGGGCTCTCCGCTGCCCACACCGTTGGGCACCCCTGTTCACCACCCCCACCACCCCTCCTCCACCccgccctcctcttcctcgtcctcATCCTCATCACGGGCAGAGGGAGGCGGCGGGGTGGGCTCGCTGTCGCTCACTCCTCCCTCCAGCCCAGGAGGGGGCGGCGGCATGGCGGCCAGCAGCCCCGCTCACTGGAGGACTCGCCTCAATTCTTTCAAGAACAACTTGCTGGGATCGCCGCGATTCCATCGTCGCAAATTACAAG TTCCGACGTCAGAGGACATGTCCAGCCTAACGCCAGAATCCAGCCCAGA GCTGGCCAAGAAGTCCTGGTTCGGGAATTTCATCGGTTTGGAGAAAGAGGAGCAGATCTTCGTGGTGATCAGGGACAAACCGTTGAGTTCTGTCAAAGCTGACATTGTCCACGCTTTCCTGTCA ATCCCGTCGCTCAGCCACAGCGTCATCTCCCAGACCAGCTTCCGGGCAGAATACAAGTCCTCCGGCGGTCCCTCCGTCTTCCAGAAGCCCGTCAAGTTCCAAGTGGACATTGCCTTCTCCGAGGGCGAGAGGGAACGGGACAGGGAGAGGAGcgagagggaggggaggagggaaaCAGGAATCTACAGCGTGACATTCTCCCTCATATCAG GGCCGAGTCGCAGGTTCAGACGAGTGGTGGAAACGATTCAAGCCCAGCTTCTCAGCTCTCATGATCAGCCACTGGTGCAAGCCCTATGTG ATCCCTTCCCAGATGAGAAGAGCAGTCGTCCCCACGGGACCCCCACCCGCCAAAACTCGAGGCGCTCTGAGGGTGGGGGCGACAGGTGCGAGTGGGGCGACCGAGCAGACGGCGGAGGCATCGGAGGCAGTGGAGGAGTCCTGCAGCGCAGAGGCTCGGCCAAGGAGAGAACCCGCCTCCTGTCCTCTAACGGAACCCAGTCCCAACCGTAG
- the brsk1a gene encoding serine/threonine-protein kinase BRSK2 isoform X6 has product MSKELSLSQSAQYVGPYRLEKTLGKGQTGLVKLGIHCITGQKVAIKIVNREKLSESVLMKVEREIAILKLIEHPHVLKLHDVYENNKYLYLVLEHVSGGELFDYLVKKGRLTPKEARKFFRQIISALDFCHSHSICHRDLKPENLLLDEKNNIRIADFGMASLQVGDSLLETSCGSPHYACPEVIRGEKYDGRRADVWSCGVILFALLVGALPFDHDNLRQLLEKVKSGVFHMPHFIPPDCQSLLKGMIEVNPEKRLTLEAIQKHSWYQGGRNEPCPEQPPPRRVCVQRILSLTELDPDVLESMHSLGCFRDRVKLTRDLQCEEENQEKMIYYLLLDRKERYPSYEDEDLPPRNDVADPPRKRVDSPMLTRHGRCRPERKSLEVLSVTEQGSPTPPRRALDTAAHSQRSRSVSGASSGLSSSPLSSPRVTPQGSPLPTPLGTPVHHPHHPSSTPPSSSSSSSSSRAEGGGGVGSLSLTPPSSPGGGGGMAASSPAHWRTRLNSFKNNLLGSPRFHRRKLQDLSLPVPTSEDMSSLTPESSPELAKKSWFGNFIGLEKEEQIFVVIRDKPLSSVKADIVHAFLSSVGLSASSLSPHHADPVAQPQRHLPDQLPGRIQVLRRSLRLPEARQVPSGHCLLRGREGTGQGEEREGGEEGNRNLQRDILPHIRAESQVQTSGGNDSSPASQLS; this is encoded by the exons ATGAGTAAGGAACTGTCTCTGAGTCAGTCTGCTCAATATGTTGGGCCCTATCGACTGGAGAAGACTCTGGGGAAGGGACAGACAG GACTGGTCAAACTCGGCATCCACTGTATTACGGGTCAGAAGGTAGCGATCAAAATAGTCAACCGCGAGAAGCTGTCTGAGTCAGTTCTGATGAAG GTTGAGAGGGAGATTGCCATTCTGAAACTGATCGAGCATCCGCATGTGTTGAAGCTGCATGACGTTTATGAGAACAACAAATATCT ATACCTGGTGTTGGAGCATGTGTCAGGAGGAGAGCTCTTTGACTACCTGGTGAAGAAGGGGCGTCTAACTCCGAAAGAAGCCAGGAAGTTCTTCAGGCAGATCATCTCTGCGTTGGATTTCTGCCACAGTCACTCCATCTG ccaCAGAGACTTGAAGCCGGAGAACCTGCTGCTGGATGAGAAGAACAACATTCGTATTGCTGACTTCGGTATGGCCTCCCTGCAGGTGGGGGACAGCCTGTTGGAGACCAGCTGTGG ATCACCACATTATGCCTGTCCTGAAGTTATACGG GGAGAGAAGTATGATGGGAGGAGAGCGGATGTGTGGAGCTGTGGGGTCATCCTGTTTGCCCTCCTGGTG GGTGCTCTGCCGTTTGACCACGACAACCTTCGCCAGCTCCTGGAAAAGGTGAAGAGCGGCGTCTTCCACATGCCGCACTTCATCCCCCCAGACTGTCAGTCRCTGCTCAAAGGCATGATAGAGGTTAACCCTGAGAAGAGGCTCACG CTAGAGGCCATCCAGAAACACTCCTGGTATCA GGGCGGTCGTAACGAGCCGTGTCCCGAGCAGCCTCCTCCCAGGCGGGTGTGTGTGCAGAGAATCCTGTCGCTGACCGAGTTGGACCCGGACGTGTTGGAAAGCATGCACTCTCTAGGATGTTTCCGCGACCGAGTCAAGCTTACCCGAGATTTGCAATGCGAAGA agaAAACCAGGAGAAGATGATCTATTACCTACTGCTGGACAGGAAGGAACGCTACCCAAGCTATGAGGACGAGGATCTGCCTCCACGCAATGACGTTG cagaCCCTCCCCGGAAGCGTGTCGACTCTCCCATGCTGACGCGTCATGGCCGCTGTCGCCCTGAGAGGAAAAGCCTAGAAGTCCTTAGTGTTACGGAGCAGGGGTCTCCCACTCCACCTCGCAGGGCCCTCGACACAGCTGCACACAGTCAGAG GTCTCGCTCAGTCAGTGGAGCTTCTAGTGGTCTCTCCTCAAGCCCCCTCAGCAGTCCCAGG GTTACCCCCCAGGGCTCTCCGCTGCCCACACCGTTGGGCACCCCTGTTCACCACCCCCACCACCCCTCCTCCACCccgccctcctcttcctcgtcctcATCCTCATCACGGGCAGAGGGAGGCGGCGGGGTGGGCTCGCTGTCGCTCACTCCTCCCTCCAGCCCAGGAGGGGGCGGCGGCATGGCGGCCAGCAGCCCCGCTCACTGGAGGACTCGCCTCAATTCTTTCAAGAACAACTTGCTGGGATCGCCGCGATTCCATCGTCGCAAATTACAAG ATCTTTCTCTCCCAGTTCCGACGTCAGAGGACATGTCCAGCCTAACGCCAGAATCCAGCCCAGA GCTGGCCAAGAAGTCCTGGTTCGGGAATTTCATCGGTTTGGAGAAAGAGGAGCAGATCTTCGTGGTGATCAGGGACAAACCGTTGAGTTCTGTCAAAGCTGACATTGTCCACGCTTTCCTGTCA TCTGTCggtctctctgcttcttctctctctccccacCACGCAGATCCCGTCGCTCAGCCACAGCGTCATCTCCCAGACCAGCTTCCGGGCAGAATACAAGTCCTCCGGCGGTCCCTCCGTCTTCCAGAAGCCCGTCAAGTTCCAAGTGGACATTGCCTTCTCCGAGGGCGAGAGGGAACGGGACAGGGAGAGGAGcgagagggaggggaggagggaaaCAGGAATCTACAGCGTGACATTCTCCCTCATATCAG GGCCGAGTCGCAGGTTCAGACGAGTGGTGGAAACGATTCAAGCCCAGCTTCTCAGCTCTCATGA